AGCCGGCACGCCACCGGTGGTTTCGCGCCGTTGGTGCCGGCGCACGTGTCGCAGTGCATTCCGATTCCCGACGACATTCCCGATCACGCCGCGGTGCTGGCCGATCCGTTTTCGGTCTCGCTGCACGCCATCCTGCATCAGCCGCCCGTAGACGGTGGAAGCGCGCTGGTCTACGGCTGCGGGACGCTCGGGTTGCTCGCCATCGCGATCCTGCGCGCCCTCCACCCCACCGTCCGCATCTGCGCCGTCGCGCGCTTCGACCATCAGGCGGAACTGGCGCGACAGTTTGGCGCGGAGCGCGTGTTCATGTGGCGGCCGACCACTGAGATCATCGCGGGCGTGAGCGAGTTCACTGGCGCAGAAGTGCAACCACCATGGCATGGGCAAGCGATGCTCAACGGCGGCGTTGATGTCATCTACGATTCGGTGGCGTCGGCCGAAGCGCTCGAAGTCGGCGTGCGGGTGACGCGGCCGCGCGGCAAGATCGTCGTCACCGGCGTCGAGATGCCCAAGCAGTTCGAGTGGACTCCGCTCTACTTCAAGGAACTCGCCATCGTCGGTTCCAACGCGTTTGCGATCGAGGAGTACGGCGGTCGCCGCCTCCACGCGATGGAGTGGTACTTCGAATTCATCCGCACGCGGCGCCTCGACGTCACGCCGATCATCACTCACCGCTACCAACTCAATGACTACAAGACCGCCTTCATGTCGTGTTGGGATCAGGGCAAAGCGCGCGCGGTGAAGGTGCTGTTCGAGTACGGGCGGTAGCGGTGACCGTTGCGCACTGCGCGCGCGGGGCGATCCTGAGTGTGCTGTTTGCGTTCGGGGTTGCAGCGGCGAGCGCTCCTGAAATCGAGCACTCCGGCGTACAGGGCGTCGCCGTCGTGGATGCTGGCGGTGTACCCGACAGCGCGCGCCTGCGCACTGGCGATCCGATCATCATACCGCGCATGCCGCGCGTGCCAGCGATGCACCGATCGGCGCCATTCGTCGTCGCACCGCCAGCACGCGCTGCAATCGCCGCATCACCACAACCCAAGGCGCCGCCGCTGGCGGCGAACTTTGCCGGTATTCCCTATACTGGCTTCTTTCCCCCTGATCCGATCATCGCCGCGGGACCGACACACCTGGTCGCGGTGGTGAACGGCGGCATCGCCTTGTTTGCAAAGAACGGCACCAAGACGCAACAACGCGCGCTCGATGACTTTCACAACGGCGCGCGCTCGAGCGACGGCTTCACTTACGATCCGAAGATCATCTACGACCCGCACGGCGGCCGCTTCATCGTGATCACGCTCGACGGTCAGTCGAGCCCCGACTCGTGGCTCCGTATTGCGGTCTCCAAGTCGAGTACGCCGGGGAACTTGAGCGTCGGACCGAGCGCGTCACAAGACTGGTGGGGTTATACCATCGATGCCGACAAGGACGGCGGTGTGCAGACGAACGACAACTGGGCCGACTTCCCCGGCCTCGGCGTCGATCAGTTCAACGTCTACGTCACGACCAACATGTTTTCGAACGCCGGTGACTTCGAATACGCGAAGGTGTGGGTCATCGCCAAGGCGAGCCTCTATGCGGGCAATCCGATCGCTCCGCTCGAGTTTGGCGCGCCACCCGCGGCACCCTTGGGCAACCCCGTCACCGGCTTGGCCGACTTCACCATCGCACCGGAGATCAATTTCGACGCAACCAGCGAACACATGTTGGCCACCAACGCGCTCGACTCGGACGGCAACGGTTATCTCACCCTGTGGACGGTGAACAATCCCGCCACCATGCCGACGCTTGTGAGCGTTAATCTCACGGTGACGGGATGGAACGACGCCAACG
This region of Deltaproteobacteria bacterium genomic DNA includes:
- a CDS encoding alcohol dehydrogenase catalytic domain-containing protein translates to MTLKEIPDPQFPAPDWVTIRTNLCGLCGSDYKQVFLKGRLDNPMTALVSFPQVLGHEVVGVIEAVGPAVTTRKVGERVVLNPWLSCAPRGITPPCAWCARGEYAQCENFARGTIDVGIHTGNSRHATGGFAPLVPAHVSQCIPIPDDIPDHAAVLADPFSVSLHAILHQPPVDGGSALVYGCGTLGLLAIAILRALHPTVRICAVARFDHQAELARQFGAERVFMWRPTTEIIAGVSEFTGAEVQPPWHGQAMLNGGVDVIYDSVASAEALEVGVRVTRPRGKIVVTGVEMPKQFEWTPLYFKELAIVGSNAFAIEEYGGRRLHAMEWYFEFIRTRRLDVTPIITHRYQLNDYKTAFMSCWDQGKARAVKVLFEYGR